In Maridesulfovibrio frigidus DSM 17176, a genomic segment contains:
- a CDS encoding chemotaxis protein CheW — protein MKENKTAKFIGRKNDHELLKKRAEKLALKVRSDRAEVMLDESACDYVQFSAGGDVFAIETSIVKEVLEPDDIVDVPCTPDFISGVVSLRGHICSVIDLRIFLGLSGDTSKSHSMILFLSSGEIEFGILVDEITDVFSVSKDEIKHLPTSGASSDRYSLGITEGRVVILDGEKLLNDPLLIVNEAISR, from the coding sequence ATGAAAGAGAACAAGACTGCTAAATTTATAGGCCGCAAAAACGATCACGAATTGCTGAAAAAAAGAGCTGAAAAGCTCGCTCTTAAGGTGAGGTCTGATCGCGCTGAAGTTATGCTGGATGAAAGTGCGTGCGATTATGTTCAGTTCAGCGCTGGCGGAGATGTTTTCGCAATTGAAACTTCAATAGTGAAAGAAGTGCTGGAGCCAGATGACATTGTTGATGTTCCGTGCACTCCTGACTTTATAAGTGGAGTTGTTAGTTTACGGGGGCATATTTGCTCGGTTATTGACCTACGCATATTTTTAGGTCTTTCTGGCGATACTTCCAAGTCGCATAGTATGATTCTTTTTCTGTCCTCCGGAGAAATTGAGTTCGGGATATTAGTCGATGAGATAACAGATGTCTTTTCCGTTTCAAAAGATGAAATTAAGCACCTACCAACCAGTGGAGCTTCTTCAGATCGATATTCACTTGGAATAACAGAAGGAAGAGTTGTAATTCTTGATGGTGAAAAGCTTTTGAACGATCCCCTGTTAATTGTAAACGAGGCTATATCCAGATAA
- a CDS encoding lytic transglycosylase domain-containing protein — translation MSRILIALYLLLCGAIAFRMFVPISDERQFSQTFRGEVQQRVKMGEGDRKSVLPMFKQVAEEFALQPEILRAIADHESGYNPWALNVEGKSYYPESKVEALSIIEKNKKKSFDVGLMQVNSYWLNKFDLSPAKALDPEENVRLGAWILRYCLDSYGYNWRAVGAYHTGSAKKHPVRSKAYAVRVLKKYKVLLDKSEQQIK, via the coding sequence GTGTCAAGAATTCTAATCGCTCTATATCTGCTTCTTTGCGGAGCTATTGCGTTTCGTATGTTTGTACCGATTAGTGATGAAAGGCAGTTCTCACAGACGTTTAGGGGTGAGGTTCAGCAGCGGGTTAAGATGGGGGAAGGGGATAGAAAATCCGTGCTTCCTATGTTTAAACAGGTGGCTGAAGAATTTGCTTTGCAACCGGAGATATTAAGGGCAATCGCTGATCATGAAAGTGGGTATAATCCTTGGGCACTGAATGTTGAAGGGAAAAGTTATTATCCTGAGTCAAAAGTAGAAGCTCTTTCTATAATTGAAAAAAACAAGAAAAAGAGCTTCGATGTAGGCTTAATGCAAGTCAACTCATACTGGCTTAATAAATTTGATTTAAGTCCTGCCAAAGCTTTGGACCCCGAAGAAAATGTTCGACTCGGTGCATGGATTTTGCGTTATTGCCTTGATAGCTATGGTTATAATTGGCGCGCAGTTGGCGCTTACCACACAGGATCAGCGAAAAAGCATCCTGTCCGTTCGAAGGCATACGCTGTTAGAGTTTTGAAAAAATATAAAGTTTTGTTAGATAAATCTGAGCAGCAGATTAAATAG
- a CDS encoding chemotaxis protein CheW translates to MAEHDYVIFEVDFCKFAVSSALVDKVEQAVLISPVPDAPYPVLGVVNDGGTVIPVVGVRRKIGNEERDVIVSDRFLFTKFNERRIAILADEVNDVIEILPEVSQSADEIWPGVFYLKSFAGIGADIILVQDLGSILNSEQEQSLAEALERFATQGEGSSDA, encoded by the coding sequence GTGGCTGAGCATGATTACGTCATTTTTGAGGTTGATTTCTGTAAATTCGCTGTATCTTCTGCTCTTGTCGACAAAGTAGAACAGGCGGTATTGATTTCGCCTGTGCCTGATGCTCCATATCCCGTTTTAGGGGTGGTTAATGATGGAGGCACTGTTATTCCTGTTGTTGGAGTACGCAGAAAAATAGGGAATGAAGAACGGGATGTTATCGTATCTGATCGTTTCTTGTTCACGAAATTTAATGAGAGAAGAATTGCCATTCTTGCGGACGAAGTTAATGACGTGATTGAAATCCTACCTGAAGTGTCACAGAGTGCTGATGAAATTTGGCCCGGTGTTTTTTATCTGAAATCATTTGCCGGGATCGGTGCGGATATAATTTTGGTTCAAGACCTTGGCTCTATTTTGAATTCCGAGCAGGAGCAGAGTTTGGCTGAAGCTCTTGAACGATTTGCTACGCAGGGAGAAGGCTCGTCCGATGCCTGA
- a CDS encoding CheR family methyltransferase encodes MPESLSDEKIDLLSQMVREIYGLKFLRDRWNDLRSAVVYAASKIGRFESSEQCLDYLLSPNVGEKELELFINQLTIGETYFFRDPDTLKALELEVLRNMNGKGSGNGGAVRIWSMACATGEEPYTLAMMCHRSHILSEILGTDIDSEALSKAREGCYRKWAFRVESNNFQEVYFKPNCPQSFNLDNAIKAKANFSRFNLIGDELPLFLMSMDVLLCRNVLIYFSEVAVEQVLDKIWTSLNYGGWLVVTPSESGLITAYGKFEPVNFGSVLLFRKTKGYTPKKFNEALNSIYTDDFNQNSDFSNSDLGVYPDLSDNIDFIADNYLVCETDSSLLCDTYDSYSTPESESANDLTENADNSSVLNPVEAACELRAQGDNLGALSLLKKSLDENLPQSTKAEVLSVIAGIKADSGLLGEAVHWCEKSIEADRVAPDPHFLLGQIRMNQGDFDSALSELRKAVYLDSSFVMAHFALGNIYLSKQDKGSALRHFRIALQELKKIDKDYPVPHSDGTAAGRCIEMIELVKNNIG; translated from the coding sequence ATGCCTGAATCTTTATCCGATGAAAAAATAGACCTCCTGTCTCAAATGGTCAGAGAAATTTATGGGTTAAAATTTTTGCGCGACAGGTGGAATGATCTGAGAAGCGCTGTTGTATATGCTGCTAGTAAAATCGGAAGGTTCGAATCCTCTGAGCAATGTCTCGATTATCTATTGTCCCCAAACGTGGGGGAAAAAGAACTAGAATTATTCATAAATCAACTTACCATTGGTGAAACCTATTTTTTTCGGGACCCGGATACCCTAAAAGCCTTAGAGCTTGAAGTCTTGCGCAATATGAATGGTAAAGGGAGCGGGAACGGAGGAGCTGTTCGCATTTGGTCTATGGCCTGCGCTACAGGAGAAGAACCTTACACCCTTGCAATGATGTGTCACAGGTCGCACATTTTATCTGAAATTTTAGGGACAGATATCGATAGTGAGGCTCTGAGTAAAGCGCGCGAAGGGTGTTATAGGAAATGGGCCTTTCGAGTAGAGTCAAATAATTTTCAGGAAGTTTACTTTAAACCCAATTGCCCCCAATCTTTTAATTTAGATAATGCAATTAAAGCAAAGGCCAATTTTTCCAGATTTAATTTGATTGGTGATGAGCTTCCTCTTTTCTTAATGAGTATGGATGTGCTCCTTTGTCGTAACGTTTTGATTTATTTTTCGGAGGTTGCTGTAGAGCAGGTTCTCGATAAAATATGGACTAGTTTAAATTATGGGGGATGGCTTGTTGTAACACCAAGTGAATCTGGCCTCATAACTGCTTACGGTAAATTTGAACCTGTTAATTTTGGCTCTGTTCTACTTTTTAGAAAGACTAAAGGTTATACTCCAAAGAAATTTAATGAAGCATTAAATTCCATATATACTGACGATTTCAATCAAAATTCCGACTTTTCAAACTCAGATTTAGGTGTTTATCCTGATTTGAGTGATAATATTGATTTTATTGCAGACAATTATTTGGTCTGTGAAACAGATAGCTCCCTTTTATGTGATACCTATGACTCATATTCTACACCCGAGTCCGAATCAGCGAATGATCTTACAGAAAATGCAGATAACTCTTCGGTTCTAAATCCTGTAGAGGCTGCATGTGAGCTCAGGGCACAAGGTGATAACCTAGGAGCCTTGTCTCTGCTTAAAAAATCTCTGGATGAAAACTTACCGCAAAGTACCAAGGCAGAAGTTCTGTCTGTCATTGCTGGTATAAAAGCTGATTCAGGGTTGCTAGGTGAAGCTGTTCACTGGTGTGAAAAGTCAATCGAAGCGGATAGGGTCGCACCGGATCCTCATTTTCTTTTGGGGCAGATCAGGATGAATCAAGGTGATTTTGACTCTGCCCTAAGTGAGCTTCGGAAAGCTGTTTATCTGGATAGCAGCTTTGTGATGGCTCACTTTGCTTTGGGGAATATTTATTTGTCAAAACAGGATAAAGGGTCGGCTTTACGGCATTTTCGCATTGCTTTGCAAGAGCTTAAGAAGATTGACAAGGATTATCCCGTTCCTCATTCTGATGGCACTGCTGCTGGTCGATGTATTGAGATGATCGAGCTTGTAAAAAATAATATTGGTTGA